In Zingiber officinale cultivar Zhangliang chromosome 6A, Zo_v1.1, whole genome shotgun sequence, a single genomic region encodes these proteins:
- the LOC121996503 gene encoding pentatricopeptide repeat-containing protein At5g09450, mitochondrial-like, which yields MAAASLFADLLRQARPRNPSVTILRAFPLSLRQPSRPLSSGLANSQGLAVEEEPAALVDDLRSRIFRLRLPKRSTMDALDRWVGEGRTVTASELREITKGLRKSKRFKHALEISEWMKVHQEFELSDKDYATRIDLLTKVFGLIAAEEFFEGLPSSAKSYEACTALLHSYAAKKQIEKAENLFDRIKELNISSSVFAYNEMMALYISVGQLDKVTVVVDELKRQKVSPDLFTYNLWISSCAASLDIISVRRILDEMAQDPRSDKQWIAYMRLTDIYLAAGQLESSQSSLSVVDKQISQREWITYDFLIILHVGLGNIQMLNDIWKSMKMTKQKMTSRNYICVISSYLMVEQFKEAGEVIDEWKKSKGQEFHISDCNRLFEALKKTGLSDKAEKFHELMLQKDYELTSDS from the exons ATGGCGGCCGCCTCCCTATTCGCCGATCTACTCCGACAAGCGCGACCCAGAAACCCTAGCGTCACCATCCTCCGGGCCTTTCCTCTCTCCTTGCGCCAACcctctcggcccttgtcctcgggTCTCGCGAACAGCCAAGGTTTGGCTGTCGAAGAGGAGCCCGCTGCCCTGGTAGACGACCTACGTAGCCGGATCTTCCGACTCCGGCTTCCTAAGCGGAGCACGATGGACGCACTCGATAGATGGGTCGGTGAGGGGCGCACGGTGACGGCATCGGAGCTCCGGGAGATCACTAAGGGCCTAAGGAAATCGAAGCGCTTTAAGCATGCCTTGGAG ATATCAGAGTGGATGAAAGTTCATCAGGAGTTTGAGTTATCGGATAAAGACTATGCAACACGCATTGATTTGCTTACAAAGGTTTTTGGTCTCATTGCTGCTGAAGAGTTCTTTGAAGGGTTACCCTCAAGTGCTAAGTCATATGAAGCATGCACTGCTCTCCTGCATTCATATGCTGCAAAAAAACAGATAGAAAAAGCTGAGAACCTTTTTGATAGAATCAAGGAATTGAATATCTCTTCGAGTGTATTTGCTTATAATGAAATGATGGCATTGTATATCTCAGTTGGTCAACTGGATAAAGTTACAGTTGTTGTTGATGAACTAAAAAGGCAAAAAGTTTCACCTGATCTTTTCACCTATAACCTATGGATAAGTTCTTGTGCTGCTTCTCTTGACATCATTTCTGTAAGAAGGATTCTTGATGAGATGGCTCAGGATCCAAGATCTGACAAACAATGGATTGCATACATGAGACTGACAGATATCTATCTTGCTGCTGGTCAACTTGAGAGTTCACAATCTTCTCTTTCGGTAGTCGACAAACAGATTAGCCAGCGCGAGTGGATCACTTACGACTTTCTAATTATTTTACATGTTGGTCTGGGCAACATACAAATGTTAAATGACATTTGGAAGTCTATGAAAATGACTAAACAGAAAATGACAAGTAGAAATTATATATGTGTTATTAGTTCCTATCTCATGGTTGAACAGTTTAAGGAAGCTGGAGAAGTTATTGATGAATGGAAGAAATCCAAGGGCCAGGAGTTTCACATCTCTGATTGCAATAGACTGTTTGAGGCATTAAAAAAGACTGGCTTGAGTGACAAAGCAGAGAAATTCCATGAGCTAATGCTTCAGAAGGATTATGAACTTACGAGCGACTCTTGA
- the LOC121996502 gene encoding pentatricopeptide repeat-containing protein At5g27460-like, whose amino-acid sequence MAYSVIRECNMMLSLKRILNFHTSKIAILTWMESNGCFQLSPSDHGAKLDLLTKVYTIAEAETYFQQLSSSASKRAAAFPLLHYYVKAKDLQKSEALMYMLQNSGLVVDPHPFNEMMKLYMATGQIQSVIKVIQYMKRSKIPLNVLSYNLWMNACGMLYGIMSAERMLMEMTNDKNVEVGWSTYCTLANIYTNAGNHKKAHDALALAEEKLSTRKRLGYYFIMTIYASLNNKDGILRMWQTSEKVPGRITCTDYMTVIHCLVKVGDIKAAEKMFQTWESQCRNYDIRVSNVLLGAYMRNGWMDKAESLHLHTLEKGGRPNYKTWEILMEGWVKTKQMDRAVEAMKKGFSLLKGCQWRPPVAIVMSIAEYFEENGNVDESKWLFKVLRGLGLTTLPLYKLFLRTHIRAGQVVPDILRMMGQDQIDLDEEILSFIDRMSSVKTVNDDCI is encoded by the exons ATGGCATATTCAGTAATTCGAGAATGCAACATGATGCTTTCGCTTAAAAGAATACTAAACTTTCACACTTCCAAGATTGCT ATTTTAACATGGATGGAGTCCAATGGTTGTTTCCAATTATCACCATCAGATCATGGTGCCAAACTTGACCTATTAACAAAAGTCTACACCATAGCTGAAGCTGAGACCTACTTTCAGCAATTATCCAGCAGTGCTTCAAAGAGGGCTGCAGCTTTTCCTCTTCTCCATTATTATGTAAAGGCAAAAGACTTGCAAAAATCAGAAGCCCTGATGTATATGCTGCAGAACTCTGGGTTGGTTGTGGATCCTCACCCTTTTAATGAGATGATGAAGCTGTACATGGCCACAGGCCAGATTCAATCCGTAATTAAAGTAATTCAGTATATGAAACGGTCTAAAATCCCTCTTAATGTACTTTCATATAACCTTTGGATGAATGCATGTGGTATGTTATATGGCATCATGTCAGCAGAGAGGATGCTTATGGAGATGACAAATGACAAGAATGTTGAGGTTGGTTGGAGCACCTACTGTACTTTGGCAAATATATACACAAATGCTGGAAATCACAAGAAGGCACATGATGCCCTTGCTCTTGCTGAAGAGAAGCTTTCTACGAGGAAGCGCCTCGGTTATTATTTTATCATGACAATTTATGCTTCTCTGAATAACAAGGATGGGATCCTGAGGATGTGGCAGACCAGTGAAAAGGTGCCCGGTAGAATAACTTGCACAGACTACATGACTGTTATTCATTGCTTGGTGAAAGTCGGCGACATAAAAGCAGCAGAAAAAATGTTTCAAACTTGGGAATCACAGTGCAGAAACTATGATATAAGGGTTTCCAATGTTCTTCTAGGAGCTTACATGAGGAATGGATGGATGGACAAAGCCGAGTCATTGCATCTTCATACATTGGAGAAAGGCGGTCGCCCAAATTACAAGACATGGGAGATTCTCATGGAGGGTTGGGTCAAAACCAAGCAGATGGATCGAGCTGTGGAGGCTATGAAAAAAGGTTTTTCTTTGTTGAAAGGTTGTCAATGGAGGCCTCCAGTAGCCATCGTGATGTCCATTGCTGAGTATTTTGAGGAAAATGGCAATGTTGATGAGTCAAAGTGGCTCTTTAAGGTTCTTCGAGGTTTGGGCCTTACAACTTTGCCCTTGTATAAGTTGTTTCTGAGAACCCATATAAGAGCTGGTCAGGTTGTCCCAGATATTCTTAGAATGATGGGACAAGATCAGATAGACTTGGATGAGGAGATCCTCTCATTTATTGACCGTATGAGCAGTGTCAAAACTGTCAACGATGATTGTATCTAA
- the LOC121994039 gene encoding esterase OVCA2-like has translation MGSLVAEVAGDVGGVRRRPRFLCLHGFRTSGEIMRTQVMGKWPEEVTARLDLVFLDGSFPAEGKSDVDGIFPPPYYEWFQFDKDFMEYRNLEECFTYIEDLIIEHGPFDGLMGFSQGAILSAALLGLQSRGCALMRVPKLKYLIVIGGAKFLEPAVAEKSYPAPADCTSLHFLGDTDFLKTHGEALLESFVDPFIIRHPKGHTVPKLDDKSLETMLEFLHKIEADLPCNETRHEEETHLS, from the exons ATGGGAAGCCTCGTGGCCGAGGTTGCAGGCGATGTCGGCGGCGTACGGCGGAGACCGAGGTTCCTTTGTCTCCACGGCTTCCGCACCAGCGGCGAGATCATGCGGACGCAGGTGATGGGGAAATGGCCGGAGGAGGTCACTGCCCGGCTCGATCTCGTCTTCCTCGACGGGTCTTTCCCCGCCGAGGGCAAGTCCGACGTCGACGGTATCTTCCCTCCGCCCTACTATGAATGGTTCCAATTCGATAAG GATTTCATGGAGTATCGGAACTTGGAGGAGTGCTTTACGTACATCGAGGACTTGATCATCGAGCACGGACCGTTCGACGGTCTGATGGGGTTCTCCCAG GGCGCGATTCTCTCGGCAGCGCTTCTGGGTCTCCAATCTCGG GGATGTGCGCTGATGAGGGTGCCGAAGTTGAAGTACTTAATAGTGATCGGAGGGGCGAAGTTCCTGGAGCCGGCGGTGGCCGAGAAGTCGTATCCGGCTCCGGCGGATTGCACGTCCCTACATTTTCTAG GTGACACGGACTTCTTAAAGACGCATGGGGAAGCACTGTTGGAGTCGTTTGTGGATCCTTTTATCATCCGACATCCGAAGGGCCATACTGTCCCCAAACTTG ATGATAAAAGCTTGGAGACCATGCTTGAATTCCTGCATAAGATAGAAGCTGATCTGCCCTGCAACGAAACTAGGCACGAGGAAGAGACCCATTTGAGTTGA
- the LOC121996507 gene encoding chaperone protein DnaJ-like, translated as MWWDWDEEFEEDEEAQARQGSPTDFDFFAFLSKPKDYYKILEVDYDATEDAIRSNFIRLALKWHPDKKKEESATSRFQEINEAYKVLSDPVKRREYDEKGVLVIQDFNAIEFLKRHKGLILTCNGLGIRPPLW; from the exons ATGTGGTGGGATTGGGACGAAGAATTCGAAGAAGACGAAGAAGCACAAGCGCGGCAAGGATCTCCGACCGATTTCGATTTCTTCGCCTTCCTATCCAAGCCAAAG GATTACTACAAGATACTGGAAGTTGATTACGATGCTACTGAAGATGCAATTCGCTCCAACTTCATCCGTTTGGCATTG AAATGGCACCCTGATAAGAAAAAGGAGGAAAGTGCTACTTCAAGATTTCAAGAAATTAACGAGGCATACAAAG TTTTAAGTGATCCTGTCAAAAGACGAGAGTATGATGAAAAGGGTGTTCTTGTAATTCAAGACTTCAATGCCATT GAATTCCTGAAGAGACACAAGGGCTTGATATTAACATGCAATGGCTTGGGCATTAGACCTCCACTATGGTGA